In Chitinophaga oryzae, the sequence AGCGCCGATCTCCTGGTTGGTCTCATGCGTGATCAGGTGATGTTCGGCGCTGTGTTCCATCAGGTCCAGGCTGTCACCCATCTCATCATTATAGGGAGCTACCATCGTTTTACCCCAGGCGCTGGCTTTACGGAAATGGCTGATACAGCAGTTGTGGGCAATCCGTACCGCCCAGGCCAGGAAACGGTTGTTGTCGGCATATTGCCCGCTATGCAGGGCGTTGACAATCTTGATGAATACTTCCTGAAAAATATCTTCTGCCAGATCGCGGTTGCGTACCAGCAGCACGATAGTGGTATATAATCTGTTTTTATGACGATGTACCAGCGTGGTGAACGCATGGTTATCGCCGTCTACGTACAGGCGAATCAACTCGTGGTCGGTAAAATCAGAATACTTGTTCATACACAGGTTTCAAGCGTTAAAAAAATAGGTTCAGGAAACGGTCTCCCTCGACAGGGAGACCATAGTTTCTATATGCTGGAGGCTATGAGTAAATAACCTAGTCTTGCAGGTTCAGCGCCTGCCGAACCTGGCTATAATTTTTCCAGTCCAGACTGCCGGCGGAACGGGCAGACACGCCACCCGGCACGATCACGTAACGGTACTGATAACGTTTACCAGCGGTAGTTGTCTGGGTACTGGGATTACCATTGGAAATAAGATTGATGGATTTGGAAGCAGCCACGTAACGGATCAGCGTGCCAAACTCATCGGTGTAGGGCAACAGCACGATGCTCTGCTGGGAAGCCGTCCCGAGATTGATATACACGTTCACCAGCGCATTGGCCAATACGGCAGAATCCAGTTTAGGTGCATTGATAGCGGCAGCGTACAACACCGTGTCTACCGTGCCATCAGGATTGGTCACTGTCTGCGCGCCCTGAAAACGAACATCCAGCCAGCCGGAATAAATAACGTTGGCAGATCCCGGATCGCCCGGATCACCTTTAGGGCCCTGCGGGCCCTGTGTGCCATTGGAACCGGCAGGACCGGCAGGCCCCTGCGGACCGTCTTTAGAGCAGGACATGAAGCATACTACAACAGAAAGAATAAGTGCATAGGGCATGCAGCGCAATACTTGTTTCATCATTACAATTTGAGTTTAAGTGTTTATTTTGATTGATATTTCTACCATACATTCCGCGGACAGGTGTCCCCGTATTTGTTTCCCAGCAGGAATCCGATCATGATCTCATGCGATCCCTTGCTGACAGTGTTCAGCGTCGACGCCGTATAGTCATACGAGTAACCGATATTGAAAGTGGAATTGATGTTCACCCCGAACATGCCCGCCACGCCGTCATGCAGGCGATATGACGCCCCGGCCCAGAAACGGTCGCGGAACATCATGCGCGCATTAACATCCACGCTTACCGGCATAGCCGTAATGAACTTCACCATCACAGAAGGCAGCACGTTGATATCATCGTTGATCCATAAGCGGTAACCTGTCGTGAAGAAGAGGTGTGGCACCAGCTTCCCCTGGTACAGGCTGTCGCCCGCCAGCTTGCCGTTATCGAAACCGATTTTCTGCGGGATGATATTCTGTGCGGAAGCCCCCGCAAAGAAATCAGCGGCATACAGCCACAGGCCAGCGCCGATGTCCGGGCGCCAGCGGTTCAGGATACCCGTGCCGTTGATGGCGGGATCGTTAGGGTC encodes:
- a CDS encoding RNA polymerase sigma factor — protein: MNKYSDFTDHELIRLYVDGDNHAFTTLVHRHKNRLYTTIVLLVRNRDLAEDIFQEVFIKIVNALHSGQYADNNRFLAWAVRIAHNCCISHFRKASAWGKTMVAPYNDEMGDSLDLMEHSAEHHLITHETNQEIGAMLDQLPPVQREAVILRYYADLSYKEMAQTIGISINTALGRVRYAIMNLRKQMLVEGE
- a CDS encoding collagen-like triple helix repeat-containing protein, producing the protein MMKQVLRCMPYALILSVVVCFMSCSKDGPQGPAGPAGSNGTQGPQGPKGDPGDPGSANVIYSGWLDVRFQGAQTVTNPDGTVDTVLYAAAINAPKLDSAVLANALVNVYINLGTASQQSIVLLPYTDEFGTLIRYVAASKSINLISNGNPSTQTTTAGKRYQYRYVIVPGGVSARSAGSLDWKNYSQVRQALNLQD
- a CDS encoding PorP/SprF family type IX secretion system membrane protein produces the protein MKKFVLTGLIGLMAMWVQAQQQPHYTQYIMNPFIINPAVAGIENYWDLRLSHRHQWAGLNGAPVTTYLTVHGPLRKSDYSSASPTGFEMQGENPRGKAYWRDYTTPPPHPGAGLTILNDKAGPLNRFAISAAYAHHINLSPTMSLSAGLSLGMQQVSLDAGKVGFLDPNDPAINGTGILNRWRPDIGAGLWLYAADFFAGASAQNIIPQKIGFDNGKLAGDSLYQGKLVPHLFFTTGYRLWINDDINVLPSVMVKFITAMPVSVDVNARMMFRDRFWAGASYRLHDGVAGMFGVNINSTFNIGYSYDYTASTLNTVSKGSHEIMIGFLLGNKYGDTCPRNVW